The Streptomyces sp. NBC_01142 genome has a window encoding:
- a CDS encoding VOC family protein, with the protein MRARIDEIVFDCHDPARLVRFWADLLGGDPVDRSADWSYIDPPGFVRVAFQRVPEGKSAKNRLHLDLDAGDVDTAAAEAVRLGAVRVGAVVTDEHGRFQVMTDPEGNEFCFVGPGGQWR; encoded by the coding sequence ATGCGCGCACGCATCGACGAGATCGTCTTCGACTGCCACGATCCCGCCCGCCTGGTGCGGTTCTGGGCCGATCTGCTGGGCGGCGACCCGGTGGACCGCAGCGCCGACTGGTCGTACATCGATCCGCCCGGTTTCGTACGGGTCGCCTTCCAGCGCGTGCCCGAGGGCAAGTCCGCCAAGAACCGCCTCCATCTGGATCTCGACGCGGGCGACGTCGACACGGCGGCCGCCGAGGCGGTACGGCTCGGTGCCGTACGCGTGGGTGCGGTCGTCACCGACGAGCACGGCCGGTTCCAGGTCATGACGGATCCCGAGGGGAACGAGTTCTGCTTCGTCGGTCCAGGGGGACAATGGCGGTGA
- a CDS encoding GNAT family N-acetyltransferase, which produces MIDLHIRTAGTAEAETVLRFWQEAAEGTSITDDVDGVTRLIARDPDALILAESDGRVVGTVIAGYDGWRCSLYRLAVLPSHRRQGIGAALLEAAEKRFRAVGGRRGDAMVLEANGRAQQAWAAAGYHREDHWRRWVKPFA; this is translated from the coding sequence ATGATCGACCTGCACATACGCACCGCCGGGACGGCCGAGGCGGAGACCGTCCTCCGCTTCTGGCAGGAAGCCGCCGAGGGCACGAGCATCACGGACGACGTGGACGGGGTGACCCGGCTCATCGCGCGCGACCCCGACGCGCTGATTCTGGCCGAGTCCGACGGCCGGGTGGTGGGCACCGTGATCGCCGGATACGACGGCTGGCGATGCTCCCTGTACCGGCTCGCCGTGCTCCCCTCCCATCGCCGCCAGGGGATCGGAGCAGCGCTTCTCGAAGCGGCCGAGAAGCGGTTCCGGGCCGTGGGCGGCAGGCGCGGCGACGCGATGGTGCTGGAGGCCAACGGGCGGGCTCAGCAGGCGTGGGCCGCCGCCGGCTACCACCGCGAGGACCACTGGCGCCGCTGGGTGAAGCCGTTCGCCTAG
- the bioD gene encoding dethiobiotin synthase encodes MAVIIVSGTGTEIGKTVVTAAVASAFRAKGQSVAVVKPAQTGVAPREPGDVDEVARLAGAVTGVELARFPEPLSPATAAQRAGMDPVRPRQVADAVEKLTASHDLVLVEGAGGLLVRFDDAGATLADVAVLLGAPVLVVTPAGLGTLNTTALTAEALRARELEMLGVVVGSWPDEPDLAARCNLADLPESAGAPLLGVVPERVGTLEPGRFRARAGSWLAPRLGGSWDAEAFTAAVS; translated from the coding sequence ATGGCAGTGATCATCGTCAGCGGGACCGGGACCGAGATCGGGAAGACCGTCGTCACCGCCGCCGTCGCCTCGGCATTTCGGGCGAAGGGGCAGTCCGTCGCCGTCGTGAAACCCGCGCAGACCGGGGTTGCTCCCCGGGAGCCGGGGGACGTGGACGAGGTCGCCCGGTTGGCGGGGGCGGTCACCGGGGTGGAACTCGCCCGGTTTCCCGAGCCGTTGTCACCCGCGACCGCTGCGCAGCGGGCCGGGATGGACCCGGTGCGGCCCCGGCAGGTGGCCGACGCGGTCGAGAAGCTGACCGCCTCTCACGACCTCGTGCTGGTCGAGGGCGCGGGTGGGCTGCTCGTGCGGTTCGACGACGCGGGGGCGACGCTCGCCGATGTCGCCGTGCTGCTGGGCGCGCCGGTGCTGGTGGTCACGCCCGCCGGGCTCGGGACGCTCAATACGACCGCGCTGACCGCGGAGGCTCTGCGCGCGCGGGAGTTGGAGATGCTCGGTGTGGTCGTCGGGAGCTGGCCCGATGAACCGGATCTGGCGGCGCGGTGCAATCTCGCGGACCTGCCCGAGTCCGCGGGCGCGCCGCTGCTCGGTGTCGTACCGGAGCGTGTGGGCACCCTGGAGCCCGGCCGGTTCCGTGCGCGGGCCGGGAGTTGGCTCGCGCCACGCCTCGGTGGCTCCTGGGACGCGGAGGCCTTCACCGCCGCCGTAAGCTGA
- a CDS encoding ABC transporter permease, with protein MLKATLRSFFAHKGRLLLSALAVLLSVAFVSGSLIFSDTVSRTFDRLFASTSADVTVGPKEGIGESLPTGVVRTVPAGLADRVGSVDGVAATHIEAAVENITVVDDANEPVGPTTGAPTIATNWYVTERSPVKLTSGREPNGPGEALLDKDTADNRKVRIGDTLTVLAQPGSFKVEIVGIATFTTTNPGAALVFLDTPTAQTRLLGRPGVATSVSVDAADGVSDATLKQRIAAELGDAYELRTADEQAESAAAQLGGFLDVIKWVMLGFAGVAVLVGIFLIVNTFSMLIAQRTRELGLLRALGADRRQVRRSVLTEALLLGLVGSTLGLAAGVALAAGLIELMGLLGMNLSAAEMVVGVATPVSAYAVGVGVTFVAAYLPARRAARVSPMAALSDAEVAGVGRPLRIRAIVGAVVGAAGAAALAGCMVSEQTGTASSLLGLGVVLSLIATVVAGPLLVRPVIRVLGGAFPPIFGPVGRMSQRNALRNPRRTGATAAALMVGLALVGGLSIASASMTKSFDDQIDRTLGADFVVQNSNFMPFPQEITEKVKGVESAGTVVRQRFAPLALTLPDGKRVESTASGYDPQLDEAARITYAGGDTGAALAPDSIAMDRKYAAEHKVRIGSVLSAEFAGGQRARLTVGALTDMDQSGGPGMEGGMFLGLATVEKYLPGGQEAALYVNAASGSDAQELRRGLERALDPYPQVQVRDQADYKELIRQQIAVMLYLVYALLGLAIVIAVLGVVNTLALSVVERTREIGLLRAIGLSRVQLRRMIRLESVVIAVFGALLGLALGVVWGVAVQQVLALEGLTAFAVPWGTLVAVVVGSVVVGLGAAVLPALRASRMNVLAAIAHE; from the coding sequence GTGCTCAAAGCGACCCTGCGAAGCTTCTTCGCACACAAGGGACGGCTGCTGCTGTCGGCGCTCGCGGTGCTGCTGTCCGTGGCCTTCGTCAGCGGCAGCCTGATCTTCTCGGACACCGTGTCACGTACCTTCGACCGGCTCTTCGCCTCCACCTCGGCGGATGTGACGGTCGGGCCGAAGGAGGGCATCGGCGAGAGCCTGCCGACGGGTGTCGTGCGTACGGTGCCCGCCGGGCTCGCCGACCGGGTGGGCTCGGTCGACGGGGTGGCAGCCACACACATCGAAGCCGCCGTGGAGAACATCACCGTCGTCGACGACGCGAACGAGCCGGTCGGGCCGACGACCGGCGCCCCCACCATCGCCACCAACTGGTATGTCACCGAACGCAGTCCGGTGAAGCTGACCAGTGGGCGCGAGCCGAACGGCCCGGGTGAGGCGCTGCTCGACAAGGACACCGCCGACAACAGGAAGGTACGCATCGGGGACACCCTCACCGTTCTCGCTCAGCCCGGCTCGTTCAAGGTCGAGATCGTCGGCATCGCGACGTTCACCACCACCAACCCCGGTGCCGCACTGGTCTTCCTGGACACCCCGACCGCCCAGACCAGGCTGCTGGGCAGACCCGGGGTCGCCACCTCGGTCTCGGTGGACGCCGCGGACGGGGTCTCCGACGCCACGCTCAAGCAGCGGATCGCGGCCGAGCTGGGTGATGCGTACGAGCTCAGGACCGCCGACGAGCAGGCCGAGTCGGCCGCCGCCCAGCTGGGCGGATTCCTCGATGTCATCAAGTGGGTGATGCTCGGCTTCGCCGGGGTCGCCGTTCTGGTCGGCATCTTCCTGATCGTCAACACCTTCTCGATGCTCATCGCCCAGCGCACCCGGGAGTTGGGGCTGCTGCGGGCACTCGGCGCGGACCGGCGCCAGGTGCGCCGGTCCGTTCTCACCGAGGCGCTGCTGCTGGGCCTTGTCGGCTCGACGCTCGGACTCGCCGCCGGTGTCGCTCTCGCGGCCGGGCTGATCGAGCTGATGGGTCTGCTGGGGATGAATCTGAGCGCCGCCGAGATGGTGGTGGGGGTGGCGACGCCGGTATCCGCGTACGCGGTCGGCGTGGGCGTCACCTTCGTGGCCGCGTATCTGCCGGCCCGGCGGGCAGCCCGGGTCTCCCCCATGGCCGCGCTCTCCGACGCCGAAGTCGCTGGTGTGGGACGGCCGTTGAGGATCCGGGCGATCGTGGGGGCGGTGGTCGGTGCGGCGGGTGCCGCGGCGCTGGCCGGCTGCATGGTGAGCGAGCAGACCGGCACCGCCTCGTCTTTGCTGGGTCTGGGCGTGGTGCTCTCGCTGATCGCCACGGTGGTGGCCGGGCCGCTGCTGGTACGGCCGGTGATCCGGGTGCTGGGCGGGGCGTTCCCCCCGATATTCGGCCCGGTCGGGCGGATGAGCCAGCGCAACGCGCTGCGCAATCCGCGGCGTACGGGCGCCACCGCGGCCGCCCTGATGGTGGGCCTGGCGCTGGTGGGCGGGCTCTCGATCGCCAGCGCCTCGATGACCAAGTCCTTCGACGACCAGATCGACCGCACGCTGGGCGCCGACTTCGTCGTACAGAACAGCAACTTCATGCCGTTCCCGCAGGAGATCACCGAGAAGGTGAAGGGGGTCGAGAGCGCCGGGACGGTCGTACGACAGCGCTTCGCGCCGCTCGCGCTGACGTTGCCGGACGGGAAACGGGTGGAGTCGACGGCTTCGGGCTACGACCCCCAGCTGGACGAGGCCGCGCGGATCACCTATGCGGGCGGGGACACCGGGGCGGCCCTTGCGCCGGACAGCATCGCGATGGACCGGAAGTACGCCGCCGAGCACAAGGTACGGATCGGGTCGGTGCTGTCGGCCGAGTTCGCGGGCGGGCAGCGGGCCCGGCTGACGGTGGGGGCGCTCACCGACATGGACCAGAGCGGCGGCCCCGGGATGGAGGGCGGGATGTTCCTGGGGCTCGCCACCGTGGAGAAGTATCTGCCGGGCGGGCAGGAGGCCGCGCTGTACGTCAACGCCGCGAGCGGTAGCGATGCGCAGGAGCTGCGCCGGGGCCTGGAGAGGGCACTCGACCCCTACCCGCAGGTGCAGGTGAGGGATCAGGCCGACTACAAGGAGCTGATCCGCCAGCAGATAGCCGTGATGCTGTATCTGGTGTACGCGCTGCTGGGGCTGGCGATCGTCATTGCCGTGCTGGGTGTGGTCAACACCCTTGCGCTGTCGGTGGTGGAGCGGACCCGGGAGATCGGGCTGCTGCGGGCCATCGGTCTCTCCCGGGTCCAGCTGCGGCGCATGATCCGGCTGGAATCCGTTGTGATCGCGGTCTTCGGCGCACTGCTGGGGCTGGCCCTGGGCGTGGTGTGGGGAGTGGCGGTGCAACAGGTGCTGGCGCTGGAGGGGCTGACGGCGTTCGCCGTGCCGTGGGGCACGCTCGTCGCGGTCGTGGTGGGCTCGGTGGTCGTGGGGCTCGGCGCTGCGGTGCTTCCGGCGCTGCGCGCCTCACGGATGAACGTGCTGGCCGCCATCGCACACGAATAG
- a CDS encoding adenosylmethionine--8-amino-7-oxononanoate transaminase encodes MPEPAYTSAELLALDRAHVWHPYSPMPGRTDPLVVESASGVRLRLAEPVHGRRELIDGMSSWWSVIHGHNHPVLNAAVHSQLGRMSHVMFGGLTHEPAVRLATRLVEITPEPLQHVFLTDSGSVSVEVAVKMCLQHWRSVGRPAKQRLLTWRGGYHGDTWQPMSVCDPEGGMHGLWSGALPRQIFAEAPPAEFEESYAAGLRDLVARHADELAAVIVEPVVQGAGGMRFHSPAYLRVLREACDEHGVLLIFDEIATGFGRTGALFAAEHAGVSPDVMCVGKAMTGGYLSMAATLCTSRVAEGISRGEVPVLAHGPTFMGNPLASAVACASLDLLLGQDWKQEVKRLETGLREGLAGAESLPGVKDVRVLGAIGVVQLDHQVDMAAATEAAVREGVWLRPFRDLVYVMPPYVTNEEDVARVCRAVCAAAAAG; translated from the coding sequence ATGCCTGAGCCCGCGTACACCTCCGCCGAGCTGCTCGCCCTGGACCGGGCCCACGTCTGGCACCCGTACAGCCCCATGCCGGGCCGTACGGACCCGCTGGTTGTGGAGTCCGCGTCCGGTGTACGGCTGCGGCTCGCCGAACCCGTCCACGGCCGGCGCGAGTTGATCGACGGCATGTCGTCGTGGTGGTCCGTCATCCACGGCCACAACCACCCGGTCCTCAATGCGGCGGTACACAGCCAGCTCGGGCGGATGAGCCATGTGATGTTCGGCGGGCTCACCCATGAGCCCGCCGTGCGCCTCGCCACCCGGCTGGTCGAGATCACGCCGGAACCACTGCAGCATGTCTTCCTCACCGACTCGGGCTCGGTGTCCGTCGAGGTCGCGGTGAAGATGTGCCTGCAGCACTGGCGCTCGGTGGGCCGCCCGGCCAAGCAGCGGCTGCTGACCTGGCGCGGCGGCTACCACGGGGACACCTGGCAGCCGATGTCCGTGTGCGACCCCGAGGGCGGGATGCACGGGCTGTGGTCGGGAGCGCTGCCGCGCCAGATCTTCGCGGAGGCGCCGCCGGCCGAGTTCGAGGAGTCGTACGCGGCGGGCCTTCGCGATCTTGTCGCGCGGCACGCGGACGAACTGGCCGCGGTGATCGTGGAGCCGGTGGTGCAGGGCGCGGGCGGGATGCGGTTCCACTCCCCCGCGTATCTGCGGGTGCTGCGCGAGGCCTGCGACGAGCACGGGGTGCTGCTGATCTTCGACGAGATCGCCACGGGGTTCGGGCGTACGGGCGCACTGTTCGCGGCGGAGCACGCCGGCGTCTCGCCGGATGTGATGTGCGTGGGCAAGGCGATGACCGGCGGCTATCTCTCGATGGCCGCGACGCTGTGCACCTCGCGGGTCGCGGAGGGCATCTCGCGCGGCGAGGTCCCGGTGCTGGCGCACGGTCCGACGTTCATGGGCAATCCGCTGGCCTCGGCGGTGGCATGCGCCTCCCTCGATCTGCTGCTCGGCCAGGACTGGAAGCAAGAGGTCAAACGGCTCGAGACGGGTCTGCGGGAGGGGCTCGCGGGTGCGGAGAGTCTGCCGGGAGTGAAGGACGTACGGGTGCTGGGAGCGATCGGCGTCGTACAGCTGGACCACCAGGTGGACATGGCGGCGGCGACGGAGGCGGCGGTGCGGGAGGGTGTGTGGCTGCGGCCGTTCCGCGACCTCGTGTACGTGATGCCGCCGTATGTGACGAACGAGGAGGATGTGGCGCGGGTGTGCCGTGCGGTGTGCGCGGCGGCGGCTGCGGGCTGA
- a CDS encoding ABC transporter ATP-binding protein, translating into MSTPATAFSHDRAPDVPLAARARALTKAYGTGETTVRALDAVDVDIARGRFTAVMGPSGSGKSTLMHCLAGLDTVSAGQIWLGDTEITGLKERELTRLRRDRIGFMFQAFNLLPTLSAAENITLPMDIAGRKPDQQWVEQVIDTLGLRDRLTHRPAQLSGGQQQRVACARALASRPELIFADEPTGNLDSRAGAEVLAFLREAVDRLEQTVVMVTHDPGAAGHADLVLFLADGRIVDVMPDPTAEAVLERMRLFSAGPSAAPSAAPSGMPPRTPGSDAPSES; encoded by the coding sequence TTGTCCACACCTGCCACTGCATTCAGCCACGACCGGGCTCCGGATGTGCCGCTCGCCGCCCGGGCACGGGCCCTGACCAAGGCATACGGCACCGGCGAGACGACCGTACGCGCCCTGGACGCCGTCGATGTCGACATCGCGCGCGGCCGGTTCACCGCGGTCATGGGCCCTTCCGGCTCGGGCAAGTCCACCCTGATGCACTGCCTCGCGGGCCTGGACACGGTCTCCGCCGGGCAGATCTGGCTGGGCGACACGGAGATCACCGGCCTGAAGGAGCGTGAACTCACTCGGCTGCGCCGGGACCGGATCGGCTTCATGTTCCAGGCCTTCAATCTGCTGCCGACGCTGAGCGCCGCAGAGAACATCACGCTGCCGATGGACATCGCCGGGCGCAAACCCGACCAGCAGTGGGTGGAGCAGGTCATCGACACCCTCGGGCTGCGCGACCGGCTCACACACCGGCCCGCACAGCTCTCCGGCGGGCAGCAGCAGCGCGTGGCCTGCGCCCGGGCGCTGGCCTCCCGCCCCGAGCTGATCTTCGCCGACGAGCCGACCGGCAACCTCGACTCACGCGCGGGCGCGGAGGTGCTCGCGTTCCTGCGCGAAGCCGTCGACCGGCTGGAACAGACGGTGGTGATGGTGACGCACGATCCGGGCGCGGCCGGCCACGCCGACCTGGTGCTGTTCCTCGCGGACGGACGGATCGTCGATGTCATGCCGGACCCGACGGCGGAGGCGGTTCTGGAGCGTATGCGCCTCTTCTCCGCAGGACCATCCGCAGCACCGTCCGCAGCACCGTCGGGGATGCCACCCCGGACACCCGGCTCCGACGCCCCGAGCGAGAGCTGA
- a CDS encoding class I SAM-dependent methyltransferase gives MPLRSTKMPRDAVHHPLFARFYARMSVLADLKGGVAAHREELLAGLSGRVIEVGAGNGLNFPHYPAAVSEVVALEPERRLRHLAAQAARRTDVPVDVVPGAAEALPVKSEAFDAAVASLVLCSVRDLPRALSEIRRVLRPGGELRFFEHGLAEGKGLARTQRAVDRTVWPLLFGGCHTARDTIAAIEAAGFELGVYRRLRVPERGMQFPSSPCVLGVARRPFGTDASD, from the coding sequence ATGCCGCTGCGCAGCACGAAGATGCCCCGGGACGCCGTCCACCATCCGCTGTTCGCGCGCTTCTACGCCCGGATGAGCGTGCTGGCCGACCTCAAGGGGGGTGTGGCCGCCCACCGCGAGGAGCTGCTGGCCGGTCTCTCCGGCCGGGTGATCGAGGTCGGCGCGGGCAACGGCCTGAACTTCCCGCACTATCCCGCCGCCGTCTCCGAAGTCGTGGCGCTGGAACCGGAGCGCAGGCTGCGGCACTTGGCGGCACAGGCGGCGCGGCGCACCGACGTTCCGGTGGATGTGGTGCCGGGCGCGGCCGAGGCGCTGCCGGTCAAGAGCGAGGCCTTCGACGCGGCCGTGGCGTCCCTGGTGCTCTGTTCCGTACGGGATCTGCCGCGGGCGCTCTCCGAGATCAGACGCGTACTGCGGCCCGGCGGTGAGCTGCGGTTCTTCGAGCACGGGCTGGCCGAGGGCAAGGGCCTGGCAAGGACCCAGCGCGCCGTGGACCGTACGGTGTGGCCGCTGCTCTTCGGCGGCTGCCACACCGCGCGGGACACCATCGCCGCGATCGAGGCCGCGGGCTTCGAGCTGGGGGTGTACCGCAGGCTGCGGGTGCCGGAGCGCGGGATGCAGTTCCCGAGCTCCCCCTGCGTCCTGGGTGTGGCACGCCGCCCCTTCGGTACCGACGCATCAGACTGA
- a CDS encoding antitoxin — translation MAKTQLNVRVDETTAEAARQRALQRGMSVNRYIEELVKQDAGEVGRTFVDAAADFMKQYESVFAEEFGAEHGTAER, via the coding sequence GTGGCGAAGACACAGTTGAACGTGAGGGTGGACGAGACCACCGCCGAGGCCGCGCGCCAGCGGGCCCTGCAGCGCGGGATGAGCGTGAACCGCTATATCGAGGAACTCGTCAAACAGGACGCGGGCGAGGTGGGACGCACCTTCGTGGACGCGGCGGCCGACTTCATGAAGCAGTACGAGTCCGTGTTCGCGGAGGAGTTCGGCGCGGAACACGGCACGGCCGAGCGTTGA
- a CDS encoding fic family toxin-antitoxin system, toxin component: MNLQIDLAWLLMVAEHKTPGDPQVTDWGALVAAVSRHEAEIFGIPVYSDPHARAAALLQLLLHVPALEHSNAMFASAVAYGYLVACGLKVVTSPEQVRDLARLVKEGKADVRTIAGELRQWSR, translated from the coding sequence TTGAATCTTCAGATCGATCTTGCCTGGCTCCTCATGGTCGCCGAGCACAAGACGCCCGGAGATCCACAGGTCACCGACTGGGGCGCGCTCGTCGCCGCCGTCAGCCGCCATGAGGCGGAGATATTCGGCATCCCCGTCTACAGCGATCCGCATGCCCGGGCCGCGGCCCTGCTCCAGCTGCTGCTCCATGTGCCCGCGCTCGAACACTCCAACGCCATGTTCGCCTCCGCCGTCGCATACGGCTATCTCGTCGCCTGCGGACTGAAGGTGGTCACCTCGCCCGAGCAGGTACGGGACCTGGCGCGGCTGGTCAAGGAGGGCAAGGCGGACGTCAGGACCATCGCCGGCGAGCTGCGCCAGTGGAGCCGGTGA